In one window of Microcaecilia unicolor chromosome 9, aMicUni1.1, whole genome shotgun sequence DNA:
- the REP15 gene encoding rab15 effector protein, with amino-acid sequence MGQSSSQRPSPADPQADVIIEVFGQAAVQAAQRLQDFLGFEDPQRKLRPRTDTLSEIFLVHFITFCAEKGVEERITTSKLSKQQSLLLGVDWVWTLLGPDRLVKLQIAVQALQMGDQEPAEGYCAGGREVALADELYRSEKSRYEKLEEFCALVGRDCLGLFLVFGLPGKPRDVRGILLSSVSREKSQRRLSGEEALRQLVTGTDSFLLVKDMLENGLLHRDGGRLYVHFL; translated from the coding sequence ATGGGCCAGAGCAGCTCGCAGCGGCCGAGTCCAGCAGACCCCCAGGCCGACGTCATCATCGAAGTGTTCGGCCAGGCGGCAGTGCAGGCGGCTCAGCGACTGCAGGACTTCCTGGGCTTCGAGGATCCCCAACGAAAGCTGCGGCCGCGGACGGACACCCTGAGCGAGATCTTCCTGGTCCACTTCATCACTTTCTGCGCCGAGAAGGGCGTGGAGGAGCGCATCACCACCAGCAAGCTGAGCAAGCAGCAGTCGCTGCTGCTGGGCGTGGACTGGGTCTGGACGCTGCTCGGCCCCGATCGGCTGGTCAAGCTGCAGATCGCCGTGCAAGCGCTGCAGATGGGCGACCAGGAGCCGGCCGAGGGCTATTGCGCCGGCGGCCGGGAGGTGGCGCTGGCAGACGAGCTGTACCGCAGCGAGAAGAGCCGCTACGAGAAGCTGGAGGAGTTCTGCGCCCTGGTGGGGCGGGACTGCCTGGGGCTCTTCCTGGTCTTCGGGTTGCCGGGCAAACCGAGGGATGTGCGGGGCATCCTGCTGAGCAGCGTGAGCCGGGAGAAGAGCCAGCGCCGGCTGTCCGGGGAGGAGGCGCTGCGGCAGCTGGTCACGGGCACCGACAGCTTCCTGCTCGTCAAGGACATGCTGGAGAACGGGCTGCTGCACCGCGACGGGGGCAGGCTCTATGTTCATTTCCTCTGA